The Populus alba chromosome 6, ASM523922v2, whole genome shotgun sequence genome contains a region encoding:
- the LOC118053010 gene encoding calmodulin-interacting protein 111 isoform X2, producing MPSKTKKNSKTPSRLSNSDQSASSPRTPSLASSIDSEASQQENIALCLEEASSKYPSLIDKSAFIGRITDVEAESSTTARSCKIWLSESSMVSSSLAPGSIVSVSLAAAERRFSSSSFPLSSFCYEWSRQCEVESVDKITNEAGNYFAIATVFPSCKVSKNGVRLSSHLAYMMGCPASGANADHLSIHNCNELYLELVPFMDRVKMKSYTMSTTKLSAEKRHDRSENGMISSPKTPLCQPKLSSPSPIHLTSPICEEAASNISNSNGTDVGLLNIKEVLEDESAKKLLQVCATSWLYSRVLICGNLVAIPVLSKLCIFRVRSANKLPADGSDQDLMKDRTPGMQPQDSEELGHMKDAFSINRETKVYLHQHMNSTDERPQKQGLPLMQSECSNGKTIIGNDRSKLGGLHKEYTVLKDIIVSSTKNTLSCFGLRTTKGVLLHGPPGTGKTSLARLCVIDAGVNLFSVNGPEIFSQYYGESEQAMHKVFDSACQSAPAVVFIDELDAIAPARKDGGEELSQRMVATLLNLMDGIARSDGLLVIAATNRPDSIEPALRRPGRLDREIEIGVPSPSQRLDILHSLLSEMEHSVSDMQLKQLAMATHGFVGADLAALCNEAALVCLKRYARSKKSDYSSHSKGLSIAYDGHSDNMVKGSDCSTGARDMLRDGADSASSSTSHLPVSLENMSSSCLDGDVSEITDNIENGIIACCKEEFLVEEEALLNIVSEDFETARMKVRPSAMREVILEVPKVNWEDVGGQGEIKTQLMEAVLWPQTHQDAFKRIGTRPPTGILMFGPPGCSKTLMARAVASRAGLNFLAVKGPELFSKWVGESEKAVRSLFAKARANAPSIIFFDEIDGLAVIRGKESDGVSVSDRVMSQLLIELDGLQQRVNVTVIAATNRPDKIDPALLRPGRFDRLLYLGPPNQNDREDIFRIHLHKVPCSSDVNIKELACLTDGCTGADIALVCREAAVAAIEENIDASEVSMQHLKTAIQQVQPTEINSYQDLSAKFQRLVHSSDKDELGNQECSSRANSFSIRTIIKSAMQFLNRSSASGSG from the exons atgCCATCAAAGACAAAGAAGAATTCAAAGACACCTTCGAGGCTGTCAAATTCTGACCAGTCTGCTTCATCTCCTAGAACACCATCATTGGCATCTAGTATAGACTCAGAAGCTAGTCAACAAGAAAATATTGCGTTGTGTTTAGAAGAAGCATCGAGTAAATATCCGTCTTTGATTGATAAATCTGCTTTCATTGGTCGAATCACTGATGTTGAGGCGGAGTCTAGCACCACTGCAAGAAGTTGTAAGATTTGGCTTTCAGAATCTTCTATGGTTTCTTCTTCTCTCGCCCCTGGTTCCATTGTATCG GTGTCGCTTGCTGCTGCGGAGAGGAGATTTTCGAGTAGTAGTTTTCCTCTCAGTTCGTTTTGCTATGAATGGTCTAGACAATGTGAGGTGGAGTCTGTGGATAAAATAACTAATGAAGCTGGGAATTACTTTGCTATTGCGACGGTTTTTCCTTCTTGTAAG GTTTCCAAGAATGGAGTGCGGTTGTCTTCACACCTTGCCTACATGATGGGATGCCCTGCTTCAG GTGCAAATGCTGATCATCTTTCAATTCATAACTGCAATGAATTGTATCTGGAGCTAGTTCCTTTTATGGACAGAGTAAAAATGAAGAGTTATACTATGTCTACAACGAAATTATCTGCAGAAAAAAGACATGACAGATCTGAAAATGGCATGATTTCATCCCCAAAGACACCATTGTGTCAGCCAAAGCTTAGCTCTCCTAGTCCCATTCACTTAACTTCACCAATATGTGAAGAAGCAGCATCCAATATATCCAATTCAAATGGCACAGATGTTGGTTTACTGAATATCAAAGAAGTATTAGAGGATGAAAGTGCCAAGAAACTTCTACAGGTCTGTGCTACTTCATGGTTGTATTCTCGTGTTCTAATATGTGGAAATCTTGTGGCCATCCCAGTGCTTTCAAAGCTTTGCATTTTCCGTGTCAGAAGCGCGAATAAATTACCTGCAGATGGTAGTGATCAAGATTTGATGAAAGATAGAACTCCTGGAATGCAACCTCAAGATTCTGAAGAATTGGGCCATATGAAAGATGCTTTTTCCATAAACCGTGAGACAAAAGTATATTTACATCAGCATATGAATTCAACGGATGAAAGGCCACAAAAACAAGGTTTGCCATTAATGCAAAGTGAATGTAGTAATGGTAAAACAATTATAGGAAATGATAGATCAAAATTGGGTGGTCTACATAAGGAATATACAGTTTTGAAGGACATAATTGTATCATCCACGAAGAATACTTTGTCATG TTTTGGCTTACGAACTACAAAGGGAGTGCTTCTTCATGGACCACCTGGAACAGGAAAGACTTCTTTGGCCCGATTATGTGTCATTGATGCTGGTGTCAACCTTTTCTCAGTAAACGGACCTGAGATATTTAGTCAGTATTATGGAGAAAGTGAACAAGCAATGCATAAAGTTTTTGATTCAGCCTGTCAATCTGCACCTGCTGtg GTGTTCATTGATGAGTTGGATGCAATTGCACCTGCACGGAAAGATGGAGGTGAAGAACTATCTCAAAGAATGGTAGCTACATTATTGAATTTGATGGATGGGATTGCTAGGTCTGATGGACTGCTTGTTATTGCTGCTACAAACAGGCCTGATAGTATCGAGCCTGCACTGAGGCGGCCTGGAAGACTTGACAGAGAAATTGAAATAG GTGTGCCTTCTCCCAGCCAACGATTGGACATACTTCATTCTCTTCTAAGTGAAATGGAGCACTCAGTTTCAGATATGCAACTTAAACAACTTGCCATGGCTACTCATGGTTTTGTGGGTGCTGATTTAGCAGCCCTGTGTAATGAGGCAGCTTTGGTTTGTCTCAAGCGTTATGCTAGATCCAAAAAATCTGATTATAGTTCTCATTCCAAGGGATTGTCTATTGCATATGATGGCCATTCTGACAACATGGTGAAAGGATCTGATTGCTCAACAGGGGCAAGAGATATGTTGAGGGATGGTGCAGATTCTGCATCTTCAAGCACCTCACATTTGCCTGTTTCCTTGGAGAACATGTCATCTTCTTGCTTGGACGGAGATGTCTCAGAGATCACAGATAATATAGAGAATGGAATTATAGCTTGTTGTAAAGAGGAATTTTTGGTGGAAGAAGAAGCCTTGTTGAACATTGTTTCTGAAGATTTTGAAACGGCCAGGATGAAAGTGAGGCCTAGTGCCATGAGAGAG GTAATCCTTGAGGTTCCAAAAGTTAATTGGGAAGATGTGGGCGGCCAGGGGGaaataaaaacccaattaaTGGAAGCAGTGCTATGGCCTCAAACACACCAGGATGCATTCAAGCGCATTGGTACCCGTCCCCCAACAGGGATATTGATGTTTGGTCCCCCTGGTTGTAGCAAAACTCTTATGGCCCGGGCAGTGGCTTCTAGAGCAGGATTGAATTTCCTTGCAGTGAAGGGTCCAGAACTTTTTAGCAAATGGGTTGGTGAATCCGAGAAGGCTGTAAGATCCCTCTTTGCAAAGGCAAGGGCAAATGCTCCAtcaattatattctttgatgaaattgatgGCCTTGCTGTTATTCGTGGGAAGGAAAGTGATGGGGTTTCGGTTTCAGATAGGGTTATGAGTCAACTCCTTATTGAATTGGATG GCTTGCAACAAAGAGTTAATGTTACTGTAATTGCTGCTACGAATCGGCCAGACAAGATTGATCCTGCTCTTTTGAGACCAG GGCGCTTTGATCGGCTGTTGTACTTGGGACCTCCAAATCAGAATGACAGGGAAGACATATTTCGTATCCATTTGCACAAAGTTCCATGCAGTTCTGATGTCAATATAAAAGAACTAGCTTGTCTCACTGATGGGTGCACTGGAGCTGATATAGCATTAGTCTGCCGGGAGGCAGCTGTTGCAGCCATTGAG GAGAATATTGATGCTTCGGAAGTATCCATGCAACATTTAAAGACTGCAATTCAACAAGTCCAGCCAACAGAGATCAATTCTTATCAAGATCTATCAGCAAAATTTCAGAGGCTCGTTCACTCCAGTGACAAAGATGAATTGGGAAACCAAGAGTGCTCGAGTAGGGCAAACTCGTTTTCCATCAG GACCATAATAAAATCCGCGATGCAGTTCTTGAATCGTTCCTCTGCCTCAGGCTCTGGGTAA
- the LOC118053010 gene encoding calmodulin-interacting protein 111 isoform X3, whose amino-acid sequence MPSKTKKNSKTPSRLSNSDQSASSPRTPSLASSIDSEASQQENIALCLEEASSKYPSLIDKSAFIGRITDVEAESSTTARSCKIWLSESSMVSSSLAPGSIVSVSKNGVRLSSHLAYMMGCPASGKVIFVHTIRNQLLTDIVNGNDTPGANADHLSIHNCNELYLELVPFMDRVKMKSYTMSTTKLSAEKRHDRSENGMISSPKTPLCQPKLSSPSPIHLTSPICEEAASNISNSNGTDVGLLNIKEVLEDESAKKLLQVCATSWLYSRVLICGNLVAIPVLSKLCIFRVRSANKLPADGSDQDLMKDRTPGMQPQDSEELGHMKDAFSINRETKVYLHQHMNSTDERPQKQGLPLMQSECSNGKTIIGNDRSKLGGLHKEYTVLKDIIVSSTKNTLSCFGLRTTKGVLLHGPPGTGKTSLARLCVIDAGVNLFSVNGPEIFSQYYGESEQAMHKVFDSACQSAPAVVFIDELDAIAPARKDGGEELSQRMVATLLNLMDGIARSDGLLVIAATNRPDSIEPALRRPGRLDREIEIGVPSPSQRLDILHSLLSEMEHSVSDMQLKQLAMATHGFVGADLAALCNEAALVCLKRYARSKKSDYSSHSKGLSIAYDGHSDNMVKGSDCSTGARDMLRDGADSASSSTSHLPVSLENMSSSCLDGDVSEITDNIENGIIACCKEEFLVEEEALLNIVSEDFETARMKVRPSAMREVILEVPKVNWEDVGGQGEIKTQLMEAVLWPQTHQDAFKRIGTRPPTGILMFGPPGCSKTLMARAVASRAGLNFLAVKGPELFSKWVGESEKAVRSLFAKARANAPSIIFFDEIDGLAVIRGKESDGVSVSDRVMSQLLIELDGLQQRVNVTVIAATNRPDKIDPALLRPGRFDRLLYLGPPNQNDREDIFRIHLHKVPCSSDVNIKELACLTDGCTGADIALVCREAAVAAIEENIDASEVSMQHLKTAIQQVQPTEINSYQDLSAKFQRLVHSSDKDELGNQECSSRANSFSIRTIIKSAMQFLNRSSASGSG is encoded by the exons atgCCATCAAAGACAAAGAAGAATTCAAAGACACCTTCGAGGCTGTCAAATTCTGACCAGTCTGCTTCATCTCCTAGAACACCATCATTGGCATCTAGTATAGACTCAGAAGCTAGTCAACAAGAAAATATTGCGTTGTGTTTAGAAGAAGCATCGAGTAAATATCCGTCTTTGATTGATAAATCTGCTTTCATTGGTCGAATCACTGATGTTGAGGCGGAGTCTAGCACCACTGCAAGAAGTTGTAAGATTTGGCTTTCAGAATCTTCTATGGTTTCTTCTTCTCTCGCCCCTGGTTCCATTGTATCG GTTTCCAAGAATGGAGTGCGGTTGTCTTCACACCTTGCCTACATGATGGGATGCCCTGCTTCAGGCAAGGTTATATTTGTTCACACTATTAGAAATCAACTCCTAACTGATATTGTAAATGGGAATGATACGCCAGGTGCAAATGCTGATCATCTTTCAATTCATAACTGCAATGAATTGTATCTGGAGCTAGTTCCTTTTATGGACAGAGTAAAAATGAAGAGTTATACTATGTCTACAACGAAATTATCTGCAGAAAAAAGACATGACAGATCTGAAAATGGCATGATTTCATCCCCAAAGACACCATTGTGTCAGCCAAAGCTTAGCTCTCCTAGTCCCATTCACTTAACTTCACCAATATGTGAAGAAGCAGCATCCAATATATCCAATTCAAATGGCACAGATGTTGGTTTACTGAATATCAAAGAAGTATTAGAGGATGAAAGTGCCAAGAAACTTCTACAGGTCTGTGCTACTTCATGGTTGTATTCTCGTGTTCTAATATGTGGAAATCTTGTGGCCATCCCAGTGCTTTCAAAGCTTTGCATTTTCCGTGTCAGAAGCGCGAATAAATTACCTGCAGATGGTAGTGATCAAGATTTGATGAAAGATAGAACTCCTGGAATGCAACCTCAAGATTCTGAAGAATTGGGCCATATGAAAGATGCTTTTTCCATAAACCGTGAGACAAAAGTATATTTACATCAGCATATGAATTCAACGGATGAAAGGCCACAAAAACAAGGTTTGCCATTAATGCAAAGTGAATGTAGTAATGGTAAAACAATTATAGGAAATGATAGATCAAAATTGGGTGGTCTACATAAGGAATATACAGTTTTGAAGGACATAATTGTATCATCCACGAAGAATACTTTGTCATG TTTTGGCTTACGAACTACAAAGGGAGTGCTTCTTCATGGACCACCTGGAACAGGAAAGACTTCTTTGGCCCGATTATGTGTCATTGATGCTGGTGTCAACCTTTTCTCAGTAAACGGACCTGAGATATTTAGTCAGTATTATGGAGAAAGTGAACAAGCAATGCATAAAGTTTTTGATTCAGCCTGTCAATCTGCACCTGCTGtg GTGTTCATTGATGAGTTGGATGCAATTGCACCTGCACGGAAAGATGGAGGTGAAGAACTATCTCAAAGAATGGTAGCTACATTATTGAATTTGATGGATGGGATTGCTAGGTCTGATGGACTGCTTGTTATTGCTGCTACAAACAGGCCTGATAGTATCGAGCCTGCACTGAGGCGGCCTGGAAGACTTGACAGAGAAATTGAAATAG GTGTGCCTTCTCCCAGCCAACGATTGGACATACTTCATTCTCTTCTAAGTGAAATGGAGCACTCAGTTTCAGATATGCAACTTAAACAACTTGCCATGGCTACTCATGGTTTTGTGGGTGCTGATTTAGCAGCCCTGTGTAATGAGGCAGCTTTGGTTTGTCTCAAGCGTTATGCTAGATCCAAAAAATCTGATTATAGTTCTCATTCCAAGGGATTGTCTATTGCATATGATGGCCATTCTGACAACATGGTGAAAGGATCTGATTGCTCAACAGGGGCAAGAGATATGTTGAGGGATGGTGCAGATTCTGCATCTTCAAGCACCTCACATTTGCCTGTTTCCTTGGAGAACATGTCATCTTCTTGCTTGGACGGAGATGTCTCAGAGATCACAGATAATATAGAGAATGGAATTATAGCTTGTTGTAAAGAGGAATTTTTGGTGGAAGAAGAAGCCTTGTTGAACATTGTTTCTGAAGATTTTGAAACGGCCAGGATGAAAGTGAGGCCTAGTGCCATGAGAGAG GTAATCCTTGAGGTTCCAAAAGTTAATTGGGAAGATGTGGGCGGCCAGGGGGaaataaaaacccaattaaTGGAAGCAGTGCTATGGCCTCAAACACACCAGGATGCATTCAAGCGCATTGGTACCCGTCCCCCAACAGGGATATTGATGTTTGGTCCCCCTGGTTGTAGCAAAACTCTTATGGCCCGGGCAGTGGCTTCTAGAGCAGGATTGAATTTCCTTGCAGTGAAGGGTCCAGAACTTTTTAGCAAATGGGTTGGTGAATCCGAGAAGGCTGTAAGATCCCTCTTTGCAAAGGCAAGGGCAAATGCTCCAtcaattatattctttgatgaaattgatgGCCTTGCTGTTATTCGTGGGAAGGAAAGTGATGGGGTTTCGGTTTCAGATAGGGTTATGAGTCAACTCCTTATTGAATTGGATG GCTTGCAACAAAGAGTTAATGTTACTGTAATTGCTGCTACGAATCGGCCAGACAAGATTGATCCTGCTCTTTTGAGACCAG GGCGCTTTGATCGGCTGTTGTACTTGGGACCTCCAAATCAGAATGACAGGGAAGACATATTTCGTATCCATTTGCACAAAGTTCCATGCAGTTCTGATGTCAATATAAAAGAACTAGCTTGTCTCACTGATGGGTGCACTGGAGCTGATATAGCATTAGTCTGCCGGGAGGCAGCTGTTGCAGCCATTGAG GAGAATATTGATGCTTCGGAAGTATCCATGCAACATTTAAAGACTGCAATTCAACAAGTCCAGCCAACAGAGATCAATTCTTATCAAGATCTATCAGCAAAATTTCAGAGGCTCGTTCACTCCAGTGACAAAGATGAATTGGGAAACCAAGAGTGCTCGAGTAGGGCAAACTCGTTTTCCATCAG GACCATAATAAAATCCGCGATGCAGTTCTTGAATCGTTCCTCTGCCTCAGGCTCTGGGTAA
- the LOC118053010 gene encoding calmodulin-interacting protein 111 isoform X1 produces the protein MPSKTKKNSKTPSRLSNSDQSASSPRTPSLASSIDSEASQQENIALCLEEASSKYPSLIDKSAFIGRITDVEAESSTTARSCKIWLSESSMVSSSLAPGSIVSVSLAAAERRFSSSSFPLSSFCYEWSRQCEVESVDKITNEAGNYFAIATVFPSCKVSKNGVRLSSHLAYMMGCPASGKVIFVHTIRNQLLTDIVNGNDTPGANADHLSIHNCNELYLELVPFMDRVKMKSYTMSTTKLSAEKRHDRSENGMISSPKTPLCQPKLSSPSPIHLTSPICEEAASNISNSNGTDVGLLNIKEVLEDESAKKLLQVCATSWLYSRVLICGNLVAIPVLSKLCIFRVRSANKLPADGSDQDLMKDRTPGMQPQDSEELGHMKDAFSINRETKVYLHQHMNSTDERPQKQGLPLMQSECSNGKTIIGNDRSKLGGLHKEYTVLKDIIVSSTKNTLSCFGLRTTKGVLLHGPPGTGKTSLARLCVIDAGVNLFSVNGPEIFSQYYGESEQAMHKVFDSACQSAPAVVFIDELDAIAPARKDGGEELSQRMVATLLNLMDGIARSDGLLVIAATNRPDSIEPALRRPGRLDREIEIGVPSPSQRLDILHSLLSEMEHSVSDMQLKQLAMATHGFVGADLAALCNEAALVCLKRYARSKKSDYSSHSKGLSIAYDGHSDNMVKGSDCSTGARDMLRDGADSASSSTSHLPVSLENMSSSCLDGDVSEITDNIENGIIACCKEEFLVEEEALLNIVSEDFETARMKVRPSAMREVILEVPKVNWEDVGGQGEIKTQLMEAVLWPQTHQDAFKRIGTRPPTGILMFGPPGCSKTLMARAVASRAGLNFLAVKGPELFSKWVGESEKAVRSLFAKARANAPSIIFFDEIDGLAVIRGKESDGVSVSDRVMSQLLIELDGLQQRVNVTVIAATNRPDKIDPALLRPGRFDRLLYLGPPNQNDREDIFRIHLHKVPCSSDVNIKELACLTDGCTGADIALVCREAAVAAIEENIDASEVSMQHLKTAIQQVQPTEINSYQDLSAKFQRLVHSSDKDELGNQECSSRANSFSIRTIIKSAMQFLNRSSASGSG, from the exons atgCCATCAAAGACAAAGAAGAATTCAAAGACACCTTCGAGGCTGTCAAATTCTGACCAGTCTGCTTCATCTCCTAGAACACCATCATTGGCATCTAGTATAGACTCAGAAGCTAGTCAACAAGAAAATATTGCGTTGTGTTTAGAAGAAGCATCGAGTAAATATCCGTCTTTGATTGATAAATCTGCTTTCATTGGTCGAATCACTGATGTTGAGGCGGAGTCTAGCACCACTGCAAGAAGTTGTAAGATTTGGCTTTCAGAATCTTCTATGGTTTCTTCTTCTCTCGCCCCTGGTTCCATTGTATCG GTGTCGCTTGCTGCTGCGGAGAGGAGATTTTCGAGTAGTAGTTTTCCTCTCAGTTCGTTTTGCTATGAATGGTCTAGACAATGTGAGGTGGAGTCTGTGGATAAAATAACTAATGAAGCTGGGAATTACTTTGCTATTGCGACGGTTTTTCCTTCTTGTAAG GTTTCCAAGAATGGAGTGCGGTTGTCTTCACACCTTGCCTACATGATGGGATGCCCTGCTTCAGGCAAGGTTATATTTGTTCACACTATTAGAAATCAACTCCTAACTGATATTGTAAATGGGAATGATACGCCAGGTGCAAATGCTGATCATCTTTCAATTCATAACTGCAATGAATTGTATCTGGAGCTAGTTCCTTTTATGGACAGAGTAAAAATGAAGAGTTATACTATGTCTACAACGAAATTATCTGCAGAAAAAAGACATGACAGATCTGAAAATGGCATGATTTCATCCCCAAAGACACCATTGTGTCAGCCAAAGCTTAGCTCTCCTAGTCCCATTCACTTAACTTCACCAATATGTGAAGAAGCAGCATCCAATATATCCAATTCAAATGGCACAGATGTTGGTTTACTGAATATCAAAGAAGTATTAGAGGATGAAAGTGCCAAGAAACTTCTACAGGTCTGTGCTACTTCATGGTTGTATTCTCGTGTTCTAATATGTGGAAATCTTGTGGCCATCCCAGTGCTTTCAAAGCTTTGCATTTTCCGTGTCAGAAGCGCGAATAAATTACCTGCAGATGGTAGTGATCAAGATTTGATGAAAGATAGAACTCCTGGAATGCAACCTCAAGATTCTGAAGAATTGGGCCATATGAAAGATGCTTTTTCCATAAACCGTGAGACAAAAGTATATTTACATCAGCATATGAATTCAACGGATGAAAGGCCACAAAAACAAGGTTTGCCATTAATGCAAAGTGAATGTAGTAATGGTAAAACAATTATAGGAAATGATAGATCAAAATTGGGTGGTCTACATAAGGAATATACAGTTTTGAAGGACATAATTGTATCATCCACGAAGAATACTTTGTCATG TTTTGGCTTACGAACTACAAAGGGAGTGCTTCTTCATGGACCACCTGGAACAGGAAAGACTTCTTTGGCCCGATTATGTGTCATTGATGCTGGTGTCAACCTTTTCTCAGTAAACGGACCTGAGATATTTAGTCAGTATTATGGAGAAAGTGAACAAGCAATGCATAAAGTTTTTGATTCAGCCTGTCAATCTGCACCTGCTGtg GTGTTCATTGATGAGTTGGATGCAATTGCACCTGCACGGAAAGATGGAGGTGAAGAACTATCTCAAAGAATGGTAGCTACATTATTGAATTTGATGGATGGGATTGCTAGGTCTGATGGACTGCTTGTTATTGCTGCTACAAACAGGCCTGATAGTATCGAGCCTGCACTGAGGCGGCCTGGAAGACTTGACAGAGAAATTGAAATAG GTGTGCCTTCTCCCAGCCAACGATTGGACATACTTCATTCTCTTCTAAGTGAAATGGAGCACTCAGTTTCAGATATGCAACTTAAACAACTTGCCATGGCTACTCATGGTTTTGTGGGTGCTGATTTAGCAGCCCTGTGTAATGAGGCAGCTTTGGTTTGTCTCAAGCGTTATGCTAGATCCAAAAAATCTGATTATAGTTCTCATTCCAAGGGATTGTCTATTGCATATGATGGCCATTCTGACAACATGGTGAAAGGATCTGATTGCTCAACAGGGGCAAGAGATATGTTGAGGGATGGTGCAGATTCTGCATCTTCAAGCACCTCACATTTGCCTGTTTCCTTGGAGAACATGTCATCTTCTTGCTTGGACGGAGATGTCTCAGAGATCACAGATAATATAGAGAATGGAATTATAGCTTGTTGTAAAGAGGAATTTTTGGTGGAAGAAGAAGCCTTGTTGAACATTGTTTCTGAAGATTTTGAAACGGCCAGGATGAAAGTGAGGCCTAGTGCCATGAGAGAG GTAATCCTTGAGGTTCCAAAAGTTAATTGGGAAGATGTGGGCGGCCAGGGGGaaataaaaacccaattaaTGGAAGCAGTGCTATGGCCTCAAACACACCAGGATGCATTCAAGCGCATTGGTACCCGTCCCCCAACAGGGATATTGATGTTTGGTCCCCCTGGTTGTAGCAAAACTCTTATGGCCCGGGCAGTGGCTTCTAGAGCAGGATTGAATTTCCTTGCAGTGAAGGGTCCAGAACTTTTTAGCAAATGGGTTGGTGAATCCGAGAAGGCTGTAAGATCCCTCTTTGCAAAGGCAAGGGCAAATGCTCCAtcaattatattctttgatgaaattgatgGCCTTGCTGTTATTCGTGGGAAGGAAAGTGATGGGGTTTCGGTTTCAGATAGGGTTATGAGTCAACTCCTTATTGAATTGGATG GCTTGCAACAAAGAGTTAATGTTACTGTAATTGCTGCTACGAATCGGCCAGACAAGATTGATCCTGCTCTTTTGAGACCAG GGCGCTTTGATCGGCTGTTGTACTTGGGACCTCCAAATCAGAATGACAGGGAAGACATATTTCGTATCCATTTGCACAAAGTTCCATGCAGTTCTGATGTCAATATAAAAGAACTAGCTTGTCTCACTGATGGGTGCACTGGAGCTGATATAGCATTAGTCTGCCGGGAGGCAGCTGTTGCAGCCATTGAG GAGAATATTGATGCTTCGGAAGTATCCATGCAACATTTAAAGACTGCAATTCAACAAGTCCAGCCAACAGAGATCAATTCTTATCAAGATCTATCAGCAAAATTTCAGAGGCTCGTTCACTCCAGTGACAAAGATGAATTGGGAAACCAAGAGTGCTCGAGTAGGGCAAACTCGTTTTCCATCAG GACCATAATAAAATCCGCGATGCAGTTCTTGAATCGTTCCTCTGCCTCAGGCTCTGGGTAA